AAGGGTGAGCGACGGGTGGCTCCGACGGAAAGGGATACTTGAACACGATTCCTTTAAAAACAGATACTTACTAAATTACACAAAAAGTTTGGAGTAGACAAACCATCATAGGAGAACATATGACAACCACAATTATAGAAGAAAATGAGGTGGAGGTCAAAGAAGGCGCTTCCATAGTGCCGGAACCGGATGTGATTGATGAAACCGGCGAAGTTATTCTGCCGGAAATCAAGGGACTTGAGATCTTAAAAGAAGGCACCTACGCTGTTGATCTTGAAAAGACGATCTCTGATATGCTTTTGGTCATTAAAAAGATGGAGGCGCAGCTTGAGAGTGTATTAAAATTAAACGCCGATCTTGAAAAGGATCTTGACACTTCAAAAGAGACTATCGCTGGCTTGAGGGAGGAAAAAACTCATCTTGAAGCCAAAATTCGCCGCATGGAAGAGGAAATACCTTCGAAGAGAGAACTGCAAATTGAAAATGATCATCTAATCGAGGAACGAAATGATGCCCAGCACACTATCCGGGAGATGAAGGCGAAAATAGAAAAGTTACAGAAGGAAGCGGTCCAGTACCAAAAGCAGATCACCGGTTTGAGGGAGGACAAAAAAGACATAATAATTGAAATTAGTTACCTCGAGTCGAAACTAAATGCGGTTCTTGAAAAGAATAAGTACTACCAAAGCAAGATAGATGCGTTGAGGGGGGAGAAACTTACCCAGGAGGAAAAGATAATATCCCTTGAAAAAGAGCTTACGGAAATACTCGAGGAAAAGTACAGGTTGTACCAAGAGCTTAAAGGCGAAAACCCTTGAAATGAGAGGACATTGAGGCAATGGACGACATAAAAAATCAAGATACTCCTGACGGGGTTTCCAAAGATGAAAAAGGGCTTGAAAATAAAGAATATCTACAGAGGTGCCTGAGTGAATTGGAAGATAGAAGGGGGCTCCTGATTTCAGAAAATGAAACATATAAGTCCCGGATAAACAAACTCAAGGCAGAAATAGACGAGGCAGAGATCTCTATATCATCAGCTAAAGAGTATATCACGTCATGCGAGAGAAGAATAAAAGAATACCCTGTTAAAATTAAAAAGCTGAAATCGAGAAATGAATCATTACTCGCTGAGCTAAACACCATTAAGCTAAAAATCAAGAGTTGCAAGGGGGATGAAGAAAGCACTTTATTGCTGAGAAAGACTTTGATGGATGAACATGAAAAGCTAAAAAACGAAAAAGATGTTCTAATCGATAGGATCAATAAGCTGGAAAAGGCTCTAGAGGAGATTTCATCTGAAAGGGAATGGAAGTTGCCGAAATTGAAAAAATACGATGAAAGGCTTAAAGAGGCGTGGAACCTATTTCATGAGACTGAAAGCAGGATGCAGCTCTCCTTAAAGCTACACCAAGGAAGAATAGCCCATAAATCAAAGCACACTTAATGGCTGCCGTAACCCTGATTGAGCGAAAAAATTCACTCCAAGGTTATTTGTTATAAGTTATTGATGGGAGGTCTTGGATTTCAGTCTATTTTGGACAGCAATGAAAACCAATAACCAATAACGAATAACATATAACTACCCAATTGAGGCTTAACTCAATCGGTGTGTAATTCATAAAAAGAGGGTGGGAGAGGAAGATGAAATCGGCACAGCATGACTCGGGAATGTCCATAATACCATCACCGCATTTATTTCTCGTCCCATATGATAACCATCCGGAAGATTTAAAAAAGCTTATACATACCATAAATGATGAAGGGAGAACTTCAATCCTGTGGAATCATGCCCGAGGATTTATGGTCCATCATCATTCAAGGAGCTACCCTCTTTCTGAAAATATAGGCGAGTCCACACTGAGTGACCCCAAAGAAGCCATAAAGTTCATTATCGACAAAGCACAAATACAGGTGGATTACATTTTCGAGGATTTTCACCATTTTATCGGTAAAAGAGACACCGTCCATCCTGAAATAGGTGAGATTCGCTCCCTCATAAAGGAGATGTCACGCAGTATTAATGGAAGAGAAGAAAACATCTATTTTTTCGTTCCCTCATCCTATGATTTACCTCCGGAGCTGACCCCCTTTTTTAACCAACTGTCAAAAGCAGAAAGAAAGGCAAAAGGGTTTCTGGAAAAATTCGGCCTGTTGCTCACAGAAGAAAATTTTATCATGCAATCAAAGCCCGTCATAGGGGCAGATGCTCAAATAGAGAGGGTGGTCCAGATATTGTCCCAGATGGAGACCAATAATCCTTTACTTGTGGGGCATCCGGGTGTAGGCAAGAGTGCCGTGGTAGAAGGTTTCGCAAAGGCATTATTCAAGGGTGATGTCCCTGCTAACCTGAAAGGGAGAATGCTCTATTTGATCTCTCTGAATTGCCTCGTTGCCGGTACAAAATACAGAGGTGAGTTTGAAGAGAGGCTTGAAGGCTTGATGGAAGATGTGCTGAAGAACAAAAATAGGATTATTGTCTTTATCGATGAAATACATACTTTACTCAATGCAGGCTCTGCAGAAGGAGCCATAGGCGCTGGAGATGCCTTAAAACCGGTACTTGCGCGTGGGGAGTTTCCATGCATTGGCGCCACGACGTTTGATGGGGCCAAATACCTTTTTAAAGATCATGCACTTTCAAGAAGGTTTAAGAAAGTAGTAATTAATGAACCTTCACCTGATGAGACACTTAGAATACTGAAAGGTATAGCCGGTTGTTTTGAGAAACACCATTCCATAAAGATAGAGGATGTAGCCTTGATGTCTGCTGCTTATTTAAGCATAAAGTATCTCCCTGATGAATATCTTCCTGGAAAGGCGATTGCCCTTATTGATGGTGCAGCGGCCTATTGCAGGATGAAGGGCGCGGGCAGGGTCAGAGAGGAGGACATAATGCTGGAAATTGAAAAAACACTTGTAACCGTTCACGGGTTCACGGGTTCAGAGGTTTAAGGTTCACCGAAAATCCGTCTGCCATCCATCGGGCCGGTCTGAACTCTGAACCTGTGAACACCTACAAACAGTTAAAATGTGAGTCGCCATTTTTGCGATGGTCTCTAAGGCAATGGAGTTTTTTACCGCTTCCGCCGGGCCGCTACCCCACACAAAAGGGCCATGAAGGGGAACAAGCACCACTGGCATTGATTGCAGGAAATGGCCGGTTCAATCGCCACCCGGGACCCGACCAAATCCCGAGGCGCCCCTTCGCCAGCTTCAATTACCTCGCCCACACACTCATGACCGATAACAAAAGGCCCCTCAACCGAAATATTTCCGATAAATCCTTTTTGATAGAGGTGCATATCTGAACCACAGATACCCACCTTCCTAATCTTCACCAGGGCCGCGTTGGGCCTGGGTTCAGGTCGTTCAGCCTCTTGCAGGCTGAATACTCGCGGCGATTCAAGAACAATACGCCTCATGACCATCTTTCATCCGATCCTGGTATGCACTCTGGTTAGTAGATTACCTTCAATTTACAGATGATAATAAGTATCAAAATCAAGGTAATTCGTGAATGCTTCATGGAGAATATCAGCCGACCTGGACAGGTTCACCGCAACATGGTGCTCGAAGCCGCTGTAACATATGAAGTGAAGCAGCGCCTGAAGATTTGGGATTTCAGCCACCCCGTAACCGCCAAAGGTGTCAAAAGGCTCATCTGTAAACCTTCCTTCTCCAATATAACTCACAAGCCTGCCGCTGGTGTCATCCGTCGAAAATCGGGCAAATGTCATGAGGCCGCTCTTAATCCTTCCGACACAGGTTCCATATGTGTTTTCCTGGCCGACATCACCGGCGATGATCTCCTGAAAACCCATGCGTACAGCGGAAAAGAAGGTTTTAGGCAGGTTGCTGCAGTGAAAGAGGACACATTTATCAGGGTCCCCCCCAAAGTTGTTGTTCCAATCAACAATAGCACTAGGGGAACCGGAAGCGAGCTGCAGGGCGTACATGGACAAGGCACCGGTTACATCTACCTCACACGCACTTGGTTTGAGGGAATCACTCATCATACTCATCACGGTACAAGGCACGATACCATAGTACTCTTCCATGGCGGTCCAGCACTGCAAGGCAGTGGCGTCAAGATCATGGTCGTTGATAAAATCATCAAGAACCACAGCCAGCTTGGCCATTTTTATCAGGAACTCCTCCTGAATGTCACCTGTAGGTATGTAATTTTTGATTGACGCTAATTTTGCCTTTACTTTCTTATCCGTGTTCTTAAGTTTTTCGACTCGGCCAAAGATTTCCGACAGGTCAATAGTTTCCACTGTAATGCCATAGTCCTCCAGGATCTTTTCGCTATAGCGGACCGTGGTGAAATTTGCCGGTCTGGCCCCGACGGCCCCGATCCGGATATTTTCCATGCCTTTGACCACCCGTGAAACCCCGATGAATTTCTCAATCTCCCTGCGAAATTCATCACTGTCCACCTTGACCGTATGGTTCATGGTCAGGGAATAAGGGATGTTGTACTGGCGCAGGTTATTACACACGGATATCTTTCCACAGAAGGAATCTCTTCGCCCTCCCATTTTAGCGTTTTTCGGATCATCCGGGCTGGCCTGAATAAGCACCGGAACCTCCAGCCTGGCCATTCTAAGTGTATCCGCCACACTGCGCTCATCCCCGAAGTTTGGCAGGGTAACAATCACCCCGTCTATTTTCTCGGAATTTTCTCTGAATATTTTGGCGCACTTTTTTGCATCATCAAATGTTTCCACCGCCCCCAGCTTGGTATCCTCAGTATCCAGGATCACCGCTTCACAGTGCATTTCTTCAAGGACCTGAAGAATCTCTTCCCGTCCTTGTTTTACAAGTTCATCAGGGAAAAACCCTCTATTGCCTATAATGACACCGAATACTGGTTTCATGAGCACCTCCTAAAAAGTGTATTTGGTCAAAATTTGAAAGCTGCCTCTTGTCTGAAGAATTGAGTTTAAAATGGTGCTTGCCTTCAAAGAGACGCAGCTGATACTGCCATCTGGTTAGAAGGAAAATCTTATTTTTCTACAAAGGCATCTGCTTCTGCCAAGGCAGTATCCATGATGGAGACGCCTTCATCTATTTCATCCTGGGTGATAATTAAAGGCGGCGCCATGATGATGACGCTGGTTGGGTTTGCGGCCATGGCGATCATACCCAGTTCAATTAGGCGTCTGGCAACCTGAAGCTTTGGATTAAGCCCTGGTCGTATTTTTGCAGATAGAGGAATCAAAGGCTCGCGGGTTTTGCGGTTTTTCACCAACTCCAGGCCGACGAAAAGCCCTAGACCGCGCACGTTGCCGATTGAGGGATGTTTATCTTTAAGCTCCCTGGCCTTATCTAAAAGGTATTTACCCATCTTTTTCGCATTCTCAATCAGGCCATCCTCCTGATAAATCTGTATTACCCTAATCGCGGTGGCGCAGGCCAGGGCATGCCCGGCATAGGTGGCCCCATGGCTGAAGAATTCCTCCTTGAAATGGTTGCCTATTTTCTTCCGGGAGATCGCTGCACCCAGTGGCACATAACCACAGGTGATGCCCTTGGCCATGGTCATGATGTCTGGAACAACTCCCCAATGATCAAGGGCGAACCACTCTCCGGTGCGGCCAAAACCGCTCATAACCTCATCCGCAATCATGAGCACGCCCCATCTGTCGCAGATTTCCCTTAATCTCGGGAAATATTCATCCGGCGGAACGATAAGGCCGTTGGAGCCGGTGACAGACTCAAAAATGATGCCCGCGACATTGTCCCCTCCGCCTTCAAGCTCGATTACCTGGTCAATATATTTTACGCACTGAAGGTCGCATTCTGGATACTTCTGCCCGAACATACAGCGATAACAGTAAGGCGATGGCACTGAGACCCATTCCGTGCCTCCGAGGACCTGGGCCCAGTTTCGTGGCTCTCCGGCGGAAAGGGTCATGGAAGCGGCTGTCCCGCCATGGTAGGAGTTATATCGCGATATGATCTTGCGGCGCCCGGTGTACTGGTGGCAAATTTTTATGGCGGCCTCATTCGCCTCAGTGCCGCCCAGGGTAAAGAAGGTTCGGGAAAGGTCGCCCGGGGTGATCTCGGCCAGCATCTTTGCCAGAAGCGCCCTGGGCCTGTTGGAAAAATTGGGCGCGAATGAACATAGGGTTTTAGCCTGCTCGCCCAGGGCCTCCAATACTCGTTCGTCCTGATGACCGATGCTGTGACTTACGAAGCACGAACTGAAATCCAGGAACTTGCGCCCGGCATCGTCGGTGAATCTTGTTCCTTTGGCTGAAACGATCCTTTTGGGCGCTTCGTCGGGTTGAAAAGACCAGGAATGAAAAAGGTTCTCGACTTCATAGCGGTCCATATCTTCCTTGGTCTCAGGGATGGTTTTCAAATCAATCATCTTTGCCTCCTTATCCTGATCTGGACTGATTGAATCTCCTTATTGAATTTCTTCAAGTAGAAGGCGGAGTTCAGTTAACCTGGTATTTCTGATCTTTGCCACCCGGGCCATTGCTCTTGATACATCCCCTAACAGAGCTTTAGAAAGTTCAGCGGCCTTCAGATAAAATTCTCGAATACCATTTTCAAGATCAAGGCTTGCTTTTAGAACTTCGCCTGAAGAGGCGTTGTTGTCAAGCAAAGGCATGACTAGCGCGCCTTCAAGTCCCTTAAAAGAAAAGCCGGTCTCTAAAGCGTCAGTGACTGCCCCGTAGTAAGCTCTTTTTATATTTTTTTCATTCTTATGGTTTTCTTTGGCAAAGGCCAGGAATGCCTCCTTTAGTTCTTTATGCTTATTGGCCCATTCTTCATAGAATTGTGCTGATTCCTGTTCAATTTTCGAGATATATGAGATAACCGCTGCAGCTGTGTTTAACTCCATCTTCGCCCCTTCCTGTTTCAAAACCACCGTTTAACGACCACTTTGCTTTCGGTAAAGAAACGGACAGCGTCTTTCCCCTGCCCGTGCAATGTTCCAAAGAATGAGTCCTTCATGCCACTGAACGGGAAGAAGGCCATCGGCGCTACAATACCGATATTGATCCCCACGTTCCCGGTCTGGACTCGATATTCAAATTCCCTGGCCCAGCCTCCATTAGAGGTAAAAATGCTGGCCGCATTTCCAAAGGGAACACTGTGAATCAAATCAAGGGCGTCATCCAGGGTTTCCGCCCTCATTATACTTGCCACCGGGCCGAAGATCTCTTCTTTTCCAATTTTCATGTCAAGAGTAACCCCTTCAAAAACTGAAGGATTCAGGAAACAGGTTTGCGGATAATCACCTTCAATCTTGATATTCCTTCCATCGAGACGCAATGTCGCCCCTTCTGCGACACCGCTTTCGATATAACCCAAAACACGTTTTTTCTTGTCTTTAGACTGGAGAGGCCCCATCTGAATACCTTCCTCCAAACCATAACCGACCTTTATCTGGAAGGCCGCTTCGGTAAAGGTATCAACAAACTTCTTGTAAAAGGCGTCATCCCTTCCCACGACCAAGGCAGTTGCCCCGGATAAACATCTCTGACCGGTATTCCCAAAAAAAGATGTCATCAGCGCGGCTATGGTTTGATCCAGGTTGCAATCAGGCATGATCACCAGAAAATTCTTGGCTCCCCCCTGAGCAATGACTCTCTTGCCAGTCTCACCGCATTTTTTATAAACTATTTTTGCGATGGGCGTGGAACCAACAAAAGTGATCCCTTTAATATCTTGATGCTCCATTAGCATGCTGGCTACTTCAGCCCCGCCATGAACCAGATTAACCACCCCCGGGGGTATATCGGTTTCATCAAGAAGTTCCTGAAGTTTAACCTGGCTGACCGGGTCATTCGGCGAAGGTTTAACAATAAAGGTGTTGCCCGTGGCAATGGCGTAAGGTAAAAACCACAGGGGAACCATAAACGGAAAATTGAAAGGCGGAATACAGGCAAATACACCCAACGGCTCCCGAATGATATACTCGTCAATGCCAGAGGCAATATCCTGAAGAGACTCCCCCATCATTAAGGAAGGAATTCCGGACGCGACTTCGCAATTTTCTATACCCCGTCTGGTCTCGCCTCTTGATTCATCAATGGTCTTTCCGTGTTCCTTGGTTTGAACAATGGACAGGTCTTCAAAATGCTCCTCAAGAAGTTCTATTAGTCTGTGGAGATATCGGGCCCGAGAAACAGGCGGGACCCTTCTCCATTCATGAAAAGCTTCGCTGGCCGCCTGAACCGCTTCATTGACTTCCTCCCTGGTTGACATGGGAACTTCAGCGACGACTTCGTCCAGAGCGGGATTTTTTACTTCCCAAATTTCTTTTGATTGTGATTCCTTCCATTCACCGCCAATAAAATTTGCCAATCTTCCAAACTCCACTTCTCCTCTCCTTTTCTAAAGAATTTCAATTTACATAGATAAAATAGCTTGCTCAAGCATCTTCTTCTCTTTTTTATGGTACGATTCGTAGTATAGAAAGCATGGCCTGGGTGTCAAGAAAGATACTTATATTTTCAAAATAAATATAATGCCTGCCAGAAACATCTAAGTACCGGATTTATTACAAACCGTATCGCCGTTGAGTGATATCAAGGAGAAAGCTGCCGGATTGAATGCGTTGCGAACATGATGAAAGACTTCCCGTTTCAATTTGGGTTGCCTTGCAAAATCAACTATTTTCTGTAATTATAGGAATTATTATTGAATTCCTTGGGTGGGGGTGACCCGGAAAATTACGAACAATTTATTTTGCACACGCAATTTTCACAAAGATTCCTATAACTGAACGGCTAGGGAAATTAGTCGAGCGCATAGAGGGGAATCTGAGGATATCAAATGTGGCAGCGATTCAGTCTCCGTCCTCGCGTATTTCTGATCGTGTCTCTCCTGATGCTTATCACCGTGGGGAGCGGGATATTTTCAATATATTCTACGTACCGTATGAACGCGCTCGTGGCGTCCATGGTTAATACAGATATCTTCGCCTTTCGGACGGCACAGGAACTGAGCAGAGCCCTGGTTATGCAAAAAGGTTACGTGACCTATTATTTTCAGGATCGGGATCCGAAGTGGTTGAAGCAGTTACAGGAGTATCATCTCGTTTTTAAAGGGTGGATTAACAAAGCCCGGGCAACCGCTATCAATGAGACCGAAAGGGATATTTTGAATCAGATCGAATTGGAATACATTCATTACCATACGGCTCGGGAACAGGTAATAAATTATTATAAAACTGAAAATCATGATGCCGGGTTTAAACTCCACCAGGAAATCCGCAGGCGTTTTTTCCATATCCATATCCTTTGCGAGAGGTTTAGAGAAGCGCACAATCAGCATATCCAACAGGTCCAAGAGGAGGTACAGTCCCAAGCCAGGTTCATGCGGAATTTGGTCCTGGCGGCCATGTCGAGTACCATTGTATTAGGCGGCTTATTAGCTTACATCCTGCTAATTCAAATCCTCAAACCAATCCGTGACCTGACCATGGAAGCGGGGCCAGCCAACAGTGAAACCCCTGTATTTGAAGGGGATGAGGTGGAGGCATTAACCAGTCGGGTGCATAATTTAATTGAGGATGTGGATCAGACGAAAACCAAGCTGGAAAGGAGCCGTGTGCATTTAGAGCAGACCGAAAAACTGGCTATGGTCGGTAAGCTCGCCGCCGGGGTGTCCCATAGTATTCGCAACCCGCTTACCTCAGTGAAAATGCGCTTATTTTCTATGGAACGCAACCTCGAACTGTCGCCAACGCTGAAAGAGGATTTCGAAGTGATTTCTGAAGAAATCCGACATATTGATAGTATCGTCCGCAATTTCCTCGAATTCTCAAGGGTACCCAAGCTCAAGATGCAGAGAATCAGTCCCTCGGACGTGGTGGATACGTCTCTTGAACTTCTGGGGCATCGTCTGGGATCCTATGGCGTAGAAGTAATGATCCAGCGTAAAGCAAGGCTTCCTGAAATTTTTGTTGATCCAGACCAGATGAAAGAAGTGCTGATCAACCTGGTTGAAAATGCCCTCGAAGCCATGGTGAGCGGCGGCCACATCAGGATTGAGGAAGAAGAACAAATCATTGAGTCGTTGGGAAAGACTGTGGTTATCAAGGTCAGGGATAATGGCCCGGGGATCCCCCAATCCGTGCAAGACAGCGTGTTTGAGCCTTTCTTCAGCACAAAGGAGGAAGGCACAGGCCTGGGTCTGAGTATCGCCACCCGGATCGTAGAGGAACACGGCGGCTGGCTGGATCTTAGCTCGGAGGAAGGTGAAGGCACAACTTTTATCATCACCCTGCCTTTGAAGGAGGATGAGGTTTGAACAAGATCCTGATCGTTGACGACGATCCTCAATTACGACATAGCTTTGAAAAACTCCTGACCGATGAAGGGCATGTTGTAAAGACCGCACCCAGCGGCGAGCTGGGGCTCGAACTCTTTCGCAATGATGAGTTCGATCTGGTAGTGATGGATGTTCGCCTGCCCGGGATTAATGGTCTTGAAACCTTTGAAACCATACATGAAATTGACCCCAAACTCCCGGTTATTATCATGACCGCTTACAGCACGACTGAAACGGCTATTAAAGCAACCAAGCTGGGTGCGTTCGATTATGTGCTGAAACCCTTTGAAATTCCTGAGATGTTGAATTTGATCCAGCAGGCACTCGAAGCCGGGCATTTTATGCGTTCACCTGTGGAGATGGATGGGTTACCGGATACAATTACCTCTGATGCCATTATCGGCCGAAGCAAGGCAATGCAGGAGGTTTACAAAGTCATCGGCCGGGTGGCCTCGACCGATGCGACCGTGCTCATCCGGGGCGAATCAGGCACGGGCAAGGAACTGGCCGCCCGGGCCATCTACCAGCACAGTCAGCGTGTCAATAAGCCTTTCCTGGTGATTAACTGTGTGGCCATCCCCGAAACCTTACTCGAAAGCGAACTGTTTGGTTATGAAAGAGGAGCCTTCACCGGAGCGACTCATCGTCGCCTGGGAAAAATCGAACAGGCCAATGGGGGAACAATATTCCTTGATGAAATCGGGGACATGCCGGTTTCCATTCAGGCCAAGATTCTGCGCCTGCTTCAGGAAAAGAGTATTGAACGCCTGGGCGGACGAGAACCGATTGATGTGGATGTGCGCATTATTGCATCCACAAATCGTGACCTCGAAGCAGCCATCGAGGAAGGACGCTTCCGGGTGGATCTTTACTACCGCCTCAAGGTGGTCACACTCCGGCTTCCGGCCTTGCGAGAACGAAAGGAGGACGTTCCGCTCCTCGTTGATTATTTTCTTGCCCGTCTTGCCGATGAAATGGGTATTGACAATCCAGGCTTGATTGATGAGGCCAGGACTATCCTGGAAAATTATGCCTGGCCTGGCAATGTTCGTGAACTGTCTAATATCATTCAAAAGGCCTTAATTTTTAATCGAGGAGGACTCATCGGCCCGGAAGATATCACCCCGGCCATCAAGGATAGTGACAAGGTAAGTCAACTGACAGATACTGAAGATGAGGAGTTCATCCGAAAATGGATCCAGAAGGCCTTGGCCTTAAAAAGCAGCCCGAATCTATTCAATACCATCACGGACCGTTTCGCCAGTATGCTCACCAGTGAGGCCTTAAAACTCGCCGGTGGCAACCGCACCCGAGCCGCAGAAATTCTGGGAATTTCCCGCCCGACCCTCCTTTCTAAAATCGAAAAATATCAACTCAAGATCGAAACTGAAGTCAAGCGCCGTTGATCCATTCGCTCCATGAAATTTTTTTTTTACAATTTGTAAAGATTTCTGACAGAGTCTGCCTTGGTTACCCTTGAATCTCTTTTAGCCTCACCGGCTATTTATATGTTATTTCAATCAATTAAACTGTTTGCCTTCCTCAGCCTTCCTGTTGGTACAGCTTATGCTCTTACCCAGAGTAGTTGTTCTTTAAAAAATGTGGATAATATGAAACAAGTGGTTGTAATCTGGATAAAATTATTCTAACTAAAATTCGCCTTCTGCCTGAAACGGAGAGTCCTTAGCGAACCCCAGCATGAAATAAATATCAACATAAATGACAGTGAAACCGTTAAGGTGGCATGACGAAAAAATTCAATATACTGCTTTCTGATCGCAACCATAATATACGTGAGTTTCTCCGCCGCGAACTGGTTAAAGAAGGATATCGGGTTGACGAGGCTAAAGACGCCTGGGAAATACTGAAGTTAGTCCTTGCAGAGAAACCTCCCGATCTTTTGATCCTGGACCCGGAACTGCCTTATGTAAGGGGGCTAGGGATATTTGAGAAACTCGAACTTCGCAAACCTTCTTTACCTGTAGTTATTCACACGTTCGATATCGAAGAGGCAAAGTCTCTCCCCCTTAAGTTTACGGTGGCGATTGTAGAGAAGAAGGGAAACAATATTGATCGCATCAAGAGTGTAATTGCTGATTTGTTGAGAAAGTCTTAGCGCTGGAGTTTCATACACCCGATGAAGCTCTAGGGAGGGAAGCAGGCAGGCTTATAATGTTGATCTTCTTTACTACCTTAGAAATAGCCACAGGAGAAATATAGAAAGGCGCGGCCCTTGATTCACACGCGCACCTCCATCAACACCATACCTTGAAAGAACAAAAGTATTTTTTTTCTAGATGTCATGTCCCTGTTATAATCTCGTCCCACACAGATTTATCAATCTCTCATACTTAACGGATCCCCAGTAGGCAGACCAAGCTCTCTGGCCCTCAGGACCCGGCGCAAAATCCTGCCGCTGCGTGTCTTGGGCAGCTCCTTAAGGAAAGCCACTTCT
This DNA window, taken from Deltaproteobacteria bacterium, encodes the following:
- a CDS encoding response regulator gives rise to the protein MTKKFNILLSDRNHNIREFLRRELVKEGYRVDEAKDAWEILKLVLAEKPPDLLILDPELPYVRGLGIFEKLELRKPSLPVVIHTFDIEEAKSLPLKFTVAIVEKKGNNIDRIKSVIADLLRKS
- a CDS encoding sigma-54-dependent Fis family transcriptional regulator, with protein sequence MNKILIVDDDPQLRHSFEKLLTDEGHVVKTAPSGELGLELFRNDEFDLVVMDVRLPGINGLETFETIHEIDPKLPVIIMTAYSTTETAIKATKLGAFDYVLKPFEIPEMLNLIQQALEAGHFMRSPVEMDGLPDTITSDAIIGRSKAMQEVYKVIGRVASTDATVLIRGESGTGKELAARAIYQHSQRVNKPFLVINCVAIPETLLESELFGYERGAFTGATHRRLGKIEQANGGTIFLDEIGDMPVSIQAKILRLLQEKSIERLGGREPIDVDVRIIASTNRDLEAAIEEGRFRVDLYYRLKVVTLRLPALRERKEDVPLLVDYFLARLADEMGIDNPGLIDEARTILENYAWPGNVRELSNIIQKALIFNRGGLIGPEDITPAIKDSDKVSQLTDTEDEEFIRKWIQKALALKSSPNLFNTITDRFASMLTSEALKLAGGNRTRAAEILGISRPTLLSKIEKYQLKIETEVKRR